The Vitis vinifera cultivar Pinot Noir 40024 chromosome 16, ASM3070453v1 DNA segment aaaacaatattacatacacaattttgaaaaaaaaaagttagtacTTTGATAAattaactaatattttattaattaatatattttccttaGTCTGGCGGCTATTAATATATCAAGGTTGAAATGCcacattgagaaaaataaaatttatatcattgctgcaaataattctaaataaaaaagagaattttTGGAAGGAAAACCATATATATACAAACATTTGAAACTATTAACTTAAGTAAAATCAATATACATAATTAGTCCTTCAATGATCTCATCTATATCATGTCCTTTGTCCCATTTATCATcactatttattattttcccCAGCACCATGCCAaagtccaaaaataaaatttggatatTAGGGTTTCACAGAAGATGAGCAAATTCGTGGAAGGTAAGCAAGATTCAATCTCTTTCCTACCATATGATTTTTGTCCTCTTCATTATTATTAGATACTTGTTCATTTGCTTCACCACAAAGCTAAActacaataaataaatttggtgaTTAGCTTTTACATGAAAGGGGAGTAGATTCAAGGAAAGTGGGTTGTGTGTGCGCATCCAATCCACATATTGGAACTCTGTATAAACCTTTGATTTAAGCTTgcatataattcattttttgttAAGTAGGATATGGAGGGAGGAAGAGTAAGAGTGAGGGCGGTTTTGGTTGTGGGTTTGGTGTTGGGGTTGCTGTTAGGGCAGTCTGATGCCTTTTCTCCCATATGCTATGCTGGATGCGTAGGGGAATGCCTTGTGTTTCATGGAAGTCTTATGACATGTGCTATCAAATGTATTTGGAAATGCTTGTTTGCCCTTTCGGATACCCCCCCAGATTCTCATTCCCTTTGCAAGTTTAATTGTGCTGCAAAATTGTGCGCCAATATCACCACTGCAGACCACCTTggtatctctctctctctctctctctctctctctctctctctcattctatttgtcTATGTCTTTCTCTTAtacttttcctctctctctctctcattctatttgtcTATGTCTTTCTCTTATACTTTTCTTGTTTCTGTTTGGTAGGAGCGGAGGAAGTGGAAAGTTGTGTGAACTCTTGCGGGGGAAACTGCACCCAGAATTATTTATCATCTTAATTAGTTCTTAGAATACAGTATTATCTTGCTTATGAAATCATGCATGTATCggtagataaattttttttgagcaTACCCTCAGCTAATTAAGTGAATGATTTCACTAAAACATGGTTTGAAGTGACTTGCCCAGATTGCTATAATGATTAATATTGAATTCAACAGgtatatattgaattttattttgttttatatatctTGTATCTGATACTCATATTGTTTATCCTCGAGTGTCTGTTTTGCTGGCAATAcatttcttcaattctttgCTTAACCCTTAATTGTAAGACTAGTGAATGCATAATACATCATGTTTCATGGCTAAAAAATGGGCTATCTTAGGGGTATGTTTAGTTTCTAGAAAGattgaagaaaaatgtgagggacaaaaatagagagaaaaaaaaaaaggagaaaaaatgaaagaaaataaaaaatagatttaaaatcaataaattgtttttgtatattactttgaacttttttttttacctatttaattcttttgtgaaaaaataaataattttaaaatacacaaaatttttaataatttcaattattttttactttttttttttttgtattttcatggtaaaaccaaacatgaaaaaaattatttttcttaatattttttttttctttagtatttttcgggAACTAAACATATCCTATAATTCCAATTTGTGAAGACAAATGCTTATTATTTGCTTACCCATTGAACCCAAGGCTCCGACATACGGAAATGCCGTTCCAAAATGAATTGTTGCTAGTTAAATATTACTAAATCAACTTCTAAATAAAGGTACAAGTTTCTAGgaaaaataacttaagcctTTTACAAGCTTTCAAGTCAATGGAAGCAATAGAAAATGTTTAAGCATGAAAGGCACCTACAATAAACTTCTCAACCCTAAGACTACCCAAGGGCATTCCCCGTTGGCATTAGTAATACCTTGGCGAGCTTGAAATACTAATAAGAGGGTATTGTGCATGAACAAATCAAATATACGTGTTAACAAATACAAATGTAATTTaactaataaaatattcatgttcaaattccaattttacaaaaaagaaaattaataattttcattcaaattatataagaaaataaataaataaatcaatagtTTTAAATAAATGGTCTTAtcctaaattttgttttaaaatatatatggcATCCTCGTAATTACCAGTTCTAAGTAATCACCCCAAGAAGGGCATTGGTTTTGAATTGGATgatacttgtttttaaaaattttgtcaaaagttaattttaaggCAAAGAATGAGAAAATGCAATTAATGAATAACAaatagagagagggagaggaaaTAACACCAAATTTACCATGGTTTGATACAATCTTGCCTATGTCGATAGTCCTTAAGCTCCACCAAAGCCTAGAGGTTGCTCCACTATGTAAAGGATCCTTCCTATCAAGGCTTCTTTGAAGTGTATAATTGGTTTTAAGGTATCAATCAATTTTCATAATGTGAAAATCCTATAATTGGTTAGGGGGGAAAATGTTTTTTCCattaacatttataaaaataaaaagaataaaaaaggaatTGATAAGGAAAAGTATAAATTATTTAGTcactttttgagtagttttTGGCACAAAACCAGAAATGAGAAAGTGGGGCCTCCAAGCTTAGGTGATTTTTCTGCAAATCAATCAGACCATTAATCTTACAGAGGTAAGTTGAATTCTAATCGTTAGTCTATTTAACATTCTGATTAATCCTCGTAAAAATATACACGTTTATGTATATTAGGATTTCGATGATCTATTTGTTAATGCAATGACCAAATTAAAGCTATATTAAAGTCTAATTAGATTTTATTGGTGTTATAATGGCAACTAGAGTTAGTATGCATAGAATGTAATTCTCTTTACAACCTTTCAATGACAACCTAATGAGTGTTGCATGAATTGATAAACCTTATTTACACTATAGGCAATCTTAGGTGTAATAATGGTTGCATACTATAATTCACCTACTATGCTCTTGTATAGCATAGTGTTTGACATAGAGTCGCCATAATGAATACGCAATCGAATTCTACTGATTATGAGATGGAAATGGCTCTAGCATTCTTTATATGAGCTTTTTATAGGAGTTCTATTATATATACTTtccccaagaaaaaaaaagtaaaactcTTAATGTTGTTCTTTTTACCTTAATTATTCCTAAGTAATTTAGGCACTTGAGATCCTTGAAAGAGATTTTTATTCTAAACAACAATGAGACTTCAATCTCCATAGGATTGCTACTAGTGATAAGAATAATATCAACATCGACATGAAGGGAATTAAGTCAAATTCCCAActtgtgagaaacaaaaaaaatagagcaaACACAcgtcaaagaaaaacaatcacacgcacaagacagtatttacgtggttcggcaatttgcctacgtccacagagttgcagggatatcactattatcaaggaagaatacagagtacaacatGCGgttacaatattttctctctatatataacacaacaaccacaccacactaaaaaaccctaattacaaaaggcggttccacaatgggctaaacgggcctatCGGCCCAAGCCTTAGCTCCATGGACTAAGCCtcagtaaatctcccattaaaaaaccatgcaatattattcaggtcgggtcgtcaaaccggatcaaataaaactaggctccacaaagcccaacaaatctcccatggagactagttcaatcaccaacatcaaaccgctatcctccaagaaacaatcccttattcctacaactcatcctcttgtcctcaagctagaagaccaattgaagctgcgcacagcttcaacttctcaatagtgacacccttagttaACATGTCTgccgggttcttagatccacaaatcttctcaagtattaccagtttatcttcaacaaggtaaaggataaagtggtattttgtttgtatatgcttgtattttgtttgtatatgcttcgattttgaatgaaaagccaactttttggcaagaaaaattgcactctgactaTCACTGTGTACAAAACTCATCTCCtacttcttacccaattcatctaagaaaccatgtagccaaatcatctcctttccaacTTCAActgctgcaacatactcagcttctatagtagacaaagtaacaatcttctgtagatttgaagcccatgatatagctgtaccacatagagtaaaaacaaaccaaGTAGTACtttttctactatcaatatcaccatcAAAATCAGCTTCTACATAACCCTGcaatttcaaacttgcacctgtgaagcaaaaacatgtatctaatgaacccttcagatatcttagaatccacttgactgcctcccaatgctgctttccaggcctactcatgaatctgctcacaactcccactgcatgtgcaatgtctggccttgtacacaccatagcatacatcaagctgccaatagctaaggcatagggcaccttgctcatatggtccatttctttttctgtcttcggtgactgttctttgcttagtttgaaatgactacccaagggtgtgctcactagtttagcttcattcatgttgaacctgctaagaactttcttcacatactctgactatgaaagcttcaatgtaccataagccttgtctctaatgattctcatactaAGGATTTGttttgcagctcccaaatccttcattgcaaactgtttggacaattgcttcttcagattattaatcttctcaatgtcagaccctgtaataagcatatcatc contains these protein-coding regions:
- the LOC104882045 gene encoding thionin-like protein 2; amino-acid sequence: MEGGRVRVRAVLVVGLVLGLLLGQSDAFSPICYAGCVGECLVFHGSLMTCAIKCIWKCLFALSDTPPDSHSLCKFNCAAKLCANITTADHLGAEEVESCVNSCGGNCTQNYLSS